One segment of Micromonospora parathelypteridis DNA contains the following:
- a CDS encoding S-methyl-5'-thioadenosine phosphorylase gives MAPTADIAVIGGSGLYALLDGTAHELETPYGPPSDAVTIAEVAGRRVAFLPRHGRDHRHPPHLIPYRANLWALRSLGVRQVLAPCAVGGLRPELDPGTFVVPDQLIDRTSGRAQTYYDQGAVHVPFADPYCLNGRRALLAAAAGRDVTAVDGGTVVVVEGPRFSTRAESRWYASIGGTVVNMTGHPEAVLARELALCYSSIALITDLDAGVQAGESVTQDEVFRVFAANTDRLRGVLLDALAALPAAQDCVCGRALDGITPPFALP, from the coding sequence ATGGCACCGACGGCGGACATCGCGGTGATCGGTGGGTCAGGCCTGTACGCCCTCCTCGACGGCACCGCCCATGAGCTGGAAACCCCGTACGGGCCACCGTCGGACGCGGTGACCATCGCCGAGGTGGCTGGGCGGCGAGTCGCGTTCCTGCCCCGGCACGGCCGGGATCACCGGCATCCACCACATTTGATCCCCTACCGGGCCAACCTGTGGGCGTTGCGCTCCCTCGGCGTACGCCAGGTGTTGGCGCCGTGCGCGGTCGGTGGGCTCCGCCCGGAGCTGGACCCGGGCACGTTCGTGGTCCCGGACCAGCTGATCGACCGGACCAGCGGCCGGGCGCAGACCTACTACGACCAGGGTGCCGTGCACGTGCCGTTCGCCGACCCGTACTGCCTGAACGGCCGGCGGGCCCTGCTCGCCGCCGCCGCTGGCCGGGACGTCACGGCCGTGGACGGCGGGACCGTGGTGGTGGTCGAGGGCCCGCGGTTCTCCACTCGGGCCGAGTCCCGCTGGTACGCCTCGATTGGCGGCACTGTCGTCAACATGACCGGTCACCCGGAGGCGGTGCTCGCTCGGGAGTTGGCCCTCTGCTACTCCTCGATCGCATTGATCACCGACTTGGACGCCGGGGTGCAGGCCGGTGAGTCGGTGACCCAGGACGAGGTGTTCCGGGTCTTCGCGGCCAACACCGACCGGCTGCGGGGCGTCCTGCTGGACGCCCTGGCGGCGCTGCCCGCCGCGCAGGACTGCGTCTGCGGCCGCGCGCTGGACGGCATCACCCCGCCCTTCGCGTTGCCCTGA
- a CDS encoding YqgE/AlgH family protein: MQGEGQAIGGRAMESMTGRLLVATPALKDPNFDRTVVLLVAHEPGGALGVVLNRATEVPVSEVLGDWSDLARYPAVLFEGGPVQPDSAICLARMRHPMRRLKGFHQVSGAVGTIDLSVDPERLRESIGGIRVFAGYSGWGSGQLEQEIAGGSWFVLDGLPGDAFVDRPDDLWPMVLRRQGGMMAAVAHFPPDVALN; this comes from the coding sequence ATGCAGGGTGAGGGTCAGGCGATCGGCGGACGAGCGATGGAGTCGATGACCGGGCGGCTGCTGGTCGCGACTCCGGCGCTCAAGGACCCGAACTTCGACCGTACGGTGGTTCTGCTCGTCGCCCATGAGCCGGGCGGTGCGCTCGGTGTGGTGCTGAACCGGGCCACCGAGGTGCCGGTGTCCGAGGTGCTCGGCGACTGGAGCGACCTGGCCCGCTACCCGGCGGTGCTCTTCGAGGGCGGGCCGGTGCAGCCCGACTCGGCCATCTGCCTGGCCCGGATGCGGCACCCGATGCGCCGATTGAAGGGCTTCCACCAGGTCTCCGGAGCGGTCGGCACGATCGACCTCTCGGTCGACCCGGAGCGGCTGCGGGAGAGCATCGGGGGGATCCGTGTCTTCGCCGGCTACTCCGGCTGGGGCAGTGGCCAGTTGGAGCAGGAGATCGCCGGCGGCTCCTGGTTCGTGCTGGACGGGTTGCCCGGTGACGCCTTCGTCGACCGGCCCGACGACCTGTGGCCGATGGTGCTGCGCCGGCAGGGCGGGATGATGGCCGCGGTCGCCCACTTTCCGCCGGACGTGGCGCTCAACTGA
- a CDS encoding 50S ribosomal protein L36 yields MKVRSSLRALKQKPGSVVVRRRGRVVVVNRANPQWKSRQG; encoded by the coding sequence ATGAAGGTACGTAGCTCGTTGCGTGCGCTCAAGCAGAAGCCGGGTTCGGTGGTGGTCCGCCGTCGTGGCCGGGTGGTCGTGGTGAACCGCGCCAACCCGCAGTGGAAGAGCCGCCAGGGCTGA
- a CDS encoding lytic polysaccharide monooxygenase auxiliary activity family 9 protein, protein MSVHRFLATVLVAAATVPLAATPAAAHGAPTDPISRAAACGPQGRHAATAACRAAVQAGAAVREWDNVRVAAIDGRDRERIPDGELCSGGLSAYRGLDLPRTDWPATELTTGAKFTFRYRTTIEHRGTFRLYATKPDYDPRAPLTWADLESRPFLTMTDPPVRAGAYQLPGRLPAGRAGRHLIYTIWQNSNTPDTYYSCSDVVFRPARGTQQPKSATKSAAAVPRTSAGPAATDPAVAAAADPGVPVASVTDLGARWPVLAGAATVLVLALLIGAGRRRRNAAAPVGRQCEVRNHRAGRRRIW, encoded by the coding sequence ATGTCCGTTCACCGGTTCCTCGCCACGGTGCTGGTCGCTGCCGCGACCGTGCCCCTGGCCGCCACGCCCGCCGCCGCGCACGGCGCTCCGACCGACCCGATCAGCCGGGCGGCGGCCTGTGGGCCCCAGGGCCGGCACGCGGCCACCGCTGCCTGCCGGGCCGCTGTCCAGGCGGGCGCTGCCGTCCGCGAGTGGGACAACGTCCGGGTCGCCGCGATCGACGGCCGGGACCGGGAGCGGATCCCGGACGGGGAGCTGTGCAGCGGCGGGTTGTCCGCGTACCGGGGTCTGGATCTGCCCCGGACGGACTGGCCGGCCACCGAGTTGACCACGGGCGCGAAGTTCACCTTCCGGTACCGGACCACCATTGAGCACCGGGGCACCTTCCGGCTCTACGCCACCAAGCCCGACTACGACCCTCGTGCGCCGCTGACCTGGGCGGACCTGGAGTCACGTCCGTTCTTGACGATGACCGACCCGCCGGTGCGGGCCGGGGCGTACCAGTTGCCGGGTCGACTGCCGGCGGGCCGTGCGGGCCGGCACCTCATCTACACGATCTGGCAGAACTCCAACACCCCGGACACCTACTACTCCTGCTCGGACGTGGTGTTCCGCCCCGCACGAGGCACCCAGCAGCCGAAGAGCGCGACGAAGAGCGCGGCGGCTGTTCCGCGTACCTCCGCGGGGCCGGCCGCAACCGACCCGGCGGTGGCGGCGGCGGCCGACCCGGGCGTGCCGGTGGCGTCGGTGACCGACCTCGGCGCCCGGTGGCCGGTGCTGGCCGGCGCCGCCACCGTGCTGGTCCTGGCGCTGCTGATCGGCGCGGGACGGCGGCGACGCAACGCCGCCGCTCCGGTCGGCCGGCAGTGCGAGGTACGCAACCACCGCGCCGGGCGCCGCCGGATCTGGTGA
- the mgrA gene encoding L-glyceraldehyde 3-phosphate reductase, with translation MIVTYLAADDRYDTMTYRRSGRSGLRLPAVSLGLWHNFGPDRPFERQRDTVRRAFDLGVTHFDLANNYGPPPGAAEENFGRLLATDLKPYRDELIISSKAGYLMWPGPYGEWGSRKNLISSLDQSLGRMGLDYVDVFYSHRFDPDTPLEETMGALDAIVRSGKALYVGISNYNSEQTARAAAILGELGTPLLINQPSYSMLNRWTESDGLLDTLEQVGAGCIAYSPLAQGLLTDRYLGGIPADSRVRTSVFLNESDLSEEKMATIRGLGAVAERRGQSLAQLALAWALRDPRMTSLIIGASSVEQLETNIAALDNLDFTAEELAEIDGLLS, from the coding sequence ATGATCGTGACCTACCTCGCTGCGGATGACCGCTACGACACCATGACCTACCGGCGCAGCGGACGCAGTGGCCTGCGGCTGCCCGCCGTCTCGCTCGGCCTGTGGCACAACTTCGGCCCGGACCGCCCGTTCGAACGGCAGCGCGACACCGTCCGACGCGCCTTCGACCTGGGTGTCACCCACTTCGACCTGGCCAACAACTACGGGCCGCCGCCCGGCGCGGCGGAGGAGAACTTCGGCCGGCTGCTCGCCACCGACCTGAAGCCCTACCGGGACGAGCTGATCATCTCCAGCAAGGCCGGTTACCTCATGTGGCCCGGCCCGTACGGCGAGTGGGGCTCGCGCAAGAACCTGATCTCGTCGCTGGACCAGTCGCTGGGGCGGATGGGGCTCGACTACGTCGACGTCTTCTACTCGCACCGGTTCGACCCGGACACTCCGCTGGAGGAGACGATGGGCGCGCTCGACGCGATCGTCCGCTCCGGCAAGGCGCTCTACGTGGGCATCTCGAACTACAACTCCGAGCAGACCGCGCGGGCCGCCGCGATCCTCGGCGAACTGGGTACGCCGCTGCTGATCAACCAGCCGTCGTACTCGATGCTCAACCGCTGGACCGAGTCCGACGGCCTGCTCGACACGCTGGAGCAGGTCGGCGCGGGCTGCATCGCGTACAGCCCGCTGGCCCAGGGCCTGCTGACCGACCGCTACCTGGGTGGCATTCCGGCGGACTCGCGGGTGCGCACCAGTGTCTTCCTCAACGAGAGCGACCTCAGCGAGGAGAAGATGGCCACCATCCGAGGGCTCGGCGCGGTCGCCGAGCGGCGCGGCCAGTCCCTCGCCCAGCTCGCGCTGGCCTGGGCGCTGCGCGACCCGCGGATGACCAGCCTGATCATCGGGGCCAGCAGCGTCGAGCAGTTGGAGACGAACATCGCGGCGCTCGACAACCTCGACTTCACCGCCGAGGAGCTCGCCGAGATCGACGGCCTCCTGTCCTGA